From a region of the Candidatus Acidiferrales bacterium genome:
- a CDS encoding uroporphyrinogen decarboxylase family protein → MNVSEWIVSLGNSPNRLAVPIMTHPGIESTGKTIVEAVSDGETQFRAIKAVQEKYSPDAATMIMDLTVEAEAFGSRINLSDKEIPSLTDRLVGDQESVERLRVPSLESARVPQYLRAAQLAVKEIKDKPVFAGCIGPFSLAGRLFGMSEIMTSLFIEPDVIKLLLDKCSSFLRSYIGAMKNLGTDGILMAEPAAGLLSAEMCDEFSSDYIKGIVDDVQDGDFLFILHNCGNTGHVTQSMIYTGSGGLHFGNRVSMVEVLNEVPKNRLVFGNLDPVSVFKSGSPKHVFDETTKLLRQTTDHRNFIISSGCDTPPGSPPENVEAFFHAVRIFNAGD, encoded by the coding sequence ATGAACGTATCCGAGTGGATAGTCTCCTTAGGTAATTCTCCGAACAGACTTGCGGTCCCGATCATGACGCATCCGGGTATTGAATCTACAGGCAAGACCATTGTCGAAGCGGTCAGTGACGGCGAGACACAATTCCGGGCAATCAAAGCAGTTCAGGAAAAATATTCGCCTGATGCTGCAACGATGATCATGGATCTGACGGTTGAAGCTGAGGCTTTTGGCAGCAGGATAAATTTGTCCGACAAAGAAATACCTTCACTCACCGACAGACTTGTGGGTGATCAGGAATCTGTGGAAAGGTTGAGGGTTCCTTCACTTGAATCCGCACGCGTTCCACAGTATCTCAGGGCTGCTCAGCTTGCGGTTAAGGAAATAAAAGATAAGCCGGTGTTTGCGGGATGCATCGGACCTTTCTCGCTTGCCGGAAGATTGTTCGGCATGTCCGAAATTATGACCTCGCTTTTCATCGAGCCTGATGTAATTAAACTTCTCCTGGACAAGTGTTCTTCATTTTTGCGTTCGTACATCGGAGCGATGAAAAATCTCGGCACTGATGGAATTCTAATGGCTGAGCCGGCTGCAGGACTTTTATCGGCGGAAATGTGCGATGAGTTTTCCTCGGATTACATAAAAGGAATCGTAGATGATGTTCAGGACGGGGATTTTCTTTTTATACTCCACAACTGCGGGAACACGGGTCACGTAACGCAATCCATGATATACACGGGCTCCGGCGGGCTGCATTTTGGAAACAGGGTCAGTATGGTCGAGGTACTGAATGAAGTACCCAAAAACAGACTTGTGTTCGGCAATCTCGATCCTGTTAGCGTTTTCAAGTCAGGCTCGCCAAAACATGTTTTCGATGAGACGACTAAACTCTTGCGCCAGACTACCGATCATAGAAATTTCATAATATCTTCCGGCTGTGATACCCCGCCCGGCTCTCCTCCGGAAAATGTGGAAGCTTTCTTTCACGCCGTCAGAATATTCAATGCTGGAGACTGA
- a CDS encoding uroporphyrinogen decarboxylase family protein, which produces MTDQQWDTLLRIVKGERVRPLPAGFIIDSPWLPNWYGVKILDYFSNDEVWLNANLKAMNDFPDVMFLPGFWSEFGMCTEPSAFGVRCTFPPNEFPFAHKVIQSSDDIDSLPQPNPKTDGLLPFVLNRLKLAQPKIEAAGHKIRFAVARGPLNIASYLMGSTEFLTTMMMEPEKAELLMKKITIYLKDWLHLQMETFPSIDGILMLDDIIGFMGADQFEAFGMSYFKELYNQNVSVKFLHNDAPSRESAKFLPEIGVNLFNMGFDVTLNELKQLTQNKVALLGNIPPRDVLASGTPEQVTETIVDLMNSLKDNSRVILSCGGGMPPAVSTENIEAFVRAVKDNSLV; this is translated from the coding sequence ATGACTGATCAGCAATGGGATACACTTCTTAGAATAGTCAAGGGGGAGAGAGTCAGGCCGCTTCCGGCCGGTTTCATCATTGACAGTCCGTGGCTTCCAAACTGGTACGGAGTGAAGATATTGGATTATTTTTCAAACGACGAGGTTTGGCTGAATGCGAACCTGAAAGCCATGAATGATTTTCCCGACGTTATGTTCCTGCCCGGATTTTGGTCGGAATTTGGAATGTGCACTGAGCCGTCTGCATTTGGCGTGCGTTGCACCTTCCCGCCGAACGAATTCCCGTTTGCGCACAAGGTCATTCAGTCGTCGGATGATATCGATTCGCTGCCTCAGCCGAATCCGAAGACGGATGGGCTTTTGCCTTTTGTCTTGAATAGGTTGAAGCTTGCCCAGCCAAAAATCGAGGCGGCCGGTCATAAGATTCGGTTTGCCGTCGCTCGCGGTCCATTGAACATCGCCAGCTATTTGATGGGCTCGACGGAATTCTTGACGACCATGATGATGGAACCGGAGAAGGCAGAATTGCTTATGAAGAAGATCACTATCTATTTGAAAGATTGGCTTCATCTCCAAATGGAGACCTTCCCTTCAATCGATGGCATCCTCATGCTCGATGATATCATCGGATTCATGGGGGCAGATCAATTTGAAGCTTTCGGCATGTCGTATTTCAAAGAGTTGTACAATCAAAATGTTTCCGTGAAGTTCCTTCACAACGACGCACCGAGCAGGGAATCGGCGAAATTCCTTCCGGAAATTGGAGTGAACTTATTCAACATGGGATTCGATGTCACTCTGAACGAGTTAAAGCAGTTAACCCAGAACAAGGTGGCGTTGCTTGGAAATATTCCTCCACGCGATGTTCTTGCGAGCGGAACACCGGAACAGGTGACAGAGACGATCGTTGACTTGATGAATTCGCTCAAAGACAATTCAAGGGTGATATTATCTTGCGGAGGAGGAATGCCTCCAGCGGTCAGCACGGAAAATATAGAAGCGTTTGTCCGGGCAGTTAAAGACAATTCGCTCGTCTGA
- the uxuA gene encoding mannonate dehydratase has translation MPFEQTWRWFGPNDPISLEEVRQTGATGIVTSLHQIPTGETWSIEKILERKNLIEKAGLRWSVTESIPVHEDIKKRIGNYRKYIDNYKETIRNLGQCGIGVVCYNFMPVLDWLRTDLRVVFKDGSITTKFERRVLAAFDIFMLKRKDSEKDYRNQEIKEAEKYFRAMTSEQRDTLHRTILLGFPGSLDAYTLDGFRSELAKYEKIDAGELRENLYFFIKEIIASAEESDVLLGIHPDDPPFQFFGLPRVVSSKQDFEQILSVSDSQSNGITYCPGSLAASTGNNIVEMAEAFASRINFIHLRNVKRDGTGGFIEDNHLDGDVDMYRVMKPLVLEQERRAEKGLKSLPMRPDHGHLMIPDMNRKGIYPGYSLFGRMRGLSELRGLELGIRRSLGLQ, from the coding sequence ATGCCATTCGAACAAACGTGGAGATGGTTCGGTCCGAACGATCCGATCTCGCTTGAGGAAGTAAGGCAAACCGGCGCGACCGGCATCGTTACTTCGCTCCATCAAATCCCGACTGGAGAAACATGGAGTATCGAAAAAATCCTCGAGCGAAAAAATCTGATCGAGAAGGCGGGACTAAGGTGGTCCGTCACCGAAAGTATCCCGGTACATGAGGATATCAAGAAACGAATAGGTAATTATCGCAAGTATATCGACAATTACAAAGAGACGATAAGAAATCTCGGTCAATGCGGAATCGGCGTCGTGTGCTACAATTTCATGCCGGTGCTCGATTGGCTGCGCACAGATCTGCGGGTCGTTTTCAAAGACGGATCGATAACCACGAAATTTGAGAGACGGGTTCTTGCCGCGTTCGATATCTTCATGTTGAAAAGAAAAGATTCCGAAAAAGATTATCGCAACCAGGAAATAAAAGAAGCCGAAAAATATTTTCGCGCCATGACAAGCGAGCAACGGGATACTCTGCACCGGACAATTCTTCTCGGCTTTCCGGGTTCCCTTGATGCTTACACGCTGGATGGATTCAGGTCGGAGTTGGCAAAATATGAAAAGATCGACGCGGGCGAACTCCGGGAAAATTTGTATTTTTTCATCAAGGAAATAATCGCCTCCGCCGAAGAATCGGATGTGCTCTTGGGCATTCACCCCGATGATCCGCCATTTCAGTTCTTCGGCCTGCCGAGAGTAGTCAGCAGCAAGCAAGATTTCGAGCAGATACTAAGCGTCTCGGATTCGCAGTCGAACGGAATTACTTATTGCCCGGGTTCGCTAGCGGCTTCTACGGGAAACAACATCGTGGAAATGGCCGAAGCGTTCGCATCTCGTATAAATTTTATCCACCTTCGGAATGTGAAGCGGGACGGGACGGGAGGCTTTATCGAAGACAATCACCTCGACGGCGACGTGGATATGTACCGCGTGATGAAACCGCTCGTACTCGAACAGGAGCGGCGCGCGGAGAAAGGATTGAAGAGTCTGCCGATGCGGCCCGACCACGGCCATCTCATGATTCCCGACATGAACAGGAAAGGGATCTACCCAGGATACTCACTGTTCGGCCGGATGCGGGGACTTTCCGAACTGCGCGGACTGGAACTTGGAATCAGACGCTCGCTTGGGTTACAATAG
- a CDS encoding cobalamin-dependent protein (Presence of a B(12) (cobalamin)-binding domain implies dependence on cobalamin itself, in one of its several forms, or in some unusual lineages, dependence on a cobalamin-like analog.) yields MHEILEQLTTCIELGKINKASPYPPALKGQDGADELCKMALDQGIAPDDVLNKALIPGMSRIGQKFSQGKAFVPEMLIAAKAMTAAMKHLKPFFTSGEIKRKGTFVVGTVMGDLHDIGKNILSMTIEGAGWEVVDLGVDVKAEKFLEAIDKHPDCVVGLSALLTTTMANMESIVKTIRDKYPNKVILVGGAPLSMDFCKKIGANFYSPDPHGAVEFLNKLAA; encoded by the coding sequence ATGCACGAAATACTGGAACAATTGACAACCTGCATCGAGCTTGGAAAAATCAATAAGGCTTCACCATACCCGCCTGCTTTGAAAGGACAAGATGGAGCCGATGAGCTTTGCAAGATGGCACTGGATCAGGGGATAGCCCCGGACGATGTTTTGAACAAGGCGTTGATACCGGGAATGTCGAGAATCGGTCAAAAATTTTCACAAGGTAAGGCGTTCGTTCCGGAGATGTTGATCGCCGCGAAGGCGATGACGGCGGCAATGAAACACCTGAAGCCATTTTTTACGTCGGGCGAAATAAAGAGGAAAGGCACATTCGTTGTCGGAACCGTCATGGGTGACCTCCACGATATAGGTAAAAATATTTTGTCGATGACTATTGAAGGCGCAGGATGGGAAGTGGTAGATTTGGGCGTCGATGTGAAGGCAGAGAAATTCTTAGAGGCAATTGACAAACACCCGGATTGCGTTGTCGGTTTGTCTGCACTGCTTACAACTACGATGGCAAATATGGAGTCGATCGTGAAGACAATCAGAGACAAATACCCCAACAAGGTAATCCTCGTAGGCGGGGCGCCGTTATCGATGGACTTCTGCAAAAAGATCGGAGCGAATTTTTATTCTCCTGACCCTCATGGAGCTGTCGAGTTTCTGAACAAACTTGCAGCATGA
- a CDS encoding aldo/keto reductase, with translation MKRRDFIRYTALSAGAVTFSPYTKLFPPDDKKKYASDVVTLGKTGIKASRLAMGTGTHGYNHQSDQSRSDLPGLLRAAFDHGINFWDSADQYGTHPDLKEALKSVPREKVVILTKTEATTADEMKSDLDRFREEIGTDYIDVVLLHMMTSADWPTEKQGTMEVLERARQEGTIRAHGVSCHTFEALEAASNSDWVQVDFARINPAGIIMDAEVNAVVKVLKKMHDDGKGVVGMKIFGAGRLVDRRDECLRYVLSLDFVDAFTIGQRSQDEMLDLVKRIPAVSTSD, from the coding sequence ATGAAAAGAAGAGACTTTATCAGATACACTGCTCTTTCTGCAGGAGCGGTCACATTTTCGCCTTACACGAAGCTCTTCCCGCCTGATGATAAGAAGAAATATGCGAGCGATGTGGTGACGTTAGGCAAGACCGGGATCAAAGCGTCCCGGCTTGCGATGGGGACAGGGACTCATGGCTATAATCATCAATCTGATCAATCGAGAAGTGACTTACCGGGTTTACTCCGCGCCGCCTTCGACCATGGTATCAACTTTTGGGATTCAGCGGATCAATACGGCACGCACCCCGATCTGAAAGAAGCTCTCAAAAGTGTGCCGCGCGAGAAAGTTGTTATCCTGACAAAGACGGAGGCGACGACAGCTGATGAGATGAAGTCCGATCTCGACCGTTTTCGCGAAGAGATCGGCACCGACTATATTGACGTCGTCCTCCTGCACATGATGACGAGCGCCGATTGGCCAACCGAGAAACAAGGCACCATGGAAGTGCTGGAACGAGCGCGGCAGGAGGGAACGATTCGTGCCCACGGCGTCTCATGTCATACGTTTGAAGCGCTCGAGGCAGCATCGAACTCGGATTGGGTGCAGGTTGATTTCGCGAGGATCAATCCGGCAGGTATCATCATGGATGCGGAAGTGAATGCAGTTGTGAAGGTACTGAAAAAAATGCATGACGATGGCAAGGGTGTGGTGGGAATGAAAATCTTTGGGGCGGGACGGCTTGTCGATAGAAGAGACGAATGCCTGCGATATGTCTTGAGTCTCGATTTTGTCGATGCATTTACAATCGGCCAGCGCAGCCAGGATGAGATGCTCGATTTGGTGAAACGCATACCGGCGGTGAGCACTTCAGACTGA
- a CDS encoding T9SS type A sorting domain-containing protein: MSKIFFLLFYFLSSALSAQTSNVSLQTISNYDKWGWGAIVIQNGVITLATVPAIGARVMQYDLDTLQSIMVNPSLLGKTYTPSTSIPWPNFGGYKTWPSPQSNWNSGQWPPPPTLDYGAYTVTDTIRASDSVTVGVASQTEQWYAPGIQFTRKATIYNGTSRVKMEQTIINQGTTDVTWGVWSIIQSVVNHTGKSDNQNFWAYFPINPTSIFGSGGVGMPQGQSRAWKGEVAPGIYGVQFYPDNNKIFADPDKGWIAYTSLSDTVVFARTFPIYDSLQYPDGGARVSVYVSSPSSSSAPAYMEVEVKGPLVSLAAGGGEYTFTENWWAAKVRAPVLDVDSAGAVGERMSYGATTHVISAAYGVFYNGTAKLSFVDRQGNIIAEGQEHPVSPLNEFRLGETVAIPDSASAVEVLIRDGSGTLMGILEKEDISQLLSVVNPKTQAGASNYRLARNYPNPFNGGTVVTFFCPVVTRGSLKIYDILGREVAQLASGRFEAGEHRYNWNPENLASGVYIATFEANGLRLTQKMLYLR, encoded by the coding sequence ATGTCCAAGATATTTTTTCTTTTATTTTATTTCCTTTCGTCAGCTTTGTCCGCTCAAACATCGAACGTTTCTCTTCAGACAATTTCAAATTATGACAAATGGGGATGGGGTGCGATCGTTATTCAAAACGGTGTCATAACTCTTGCTACAGTGCCTGCCATTGGAGCCCGCGTCATGCAGTACGACTTGGACACTCTGCAGTCAATAATGGTAAATCCAAGTTTGTTGGGAAAAACTTACACACCTTCGACCAGTATTCCGTGGCCGAATTTCGGCGGATACAAAACATGGCCGTCACCTCAGAGTAACTGGAACTCTGGACAGTGGCCTCCACCGCCGACGCTGGACTACGGTGCATATACTGTCACCGACACCATTCGGGCAAGCGACTCCGTAACAGTGGGAGTAGCCAGCCAAACTGAACAGTGGTACGCACCGGGGATCCAGTTCACGCGTAAGGCGACGATCTATAACGGAACCAGTCGCGTAAAGATGGAACAAACAATAATCAACCAGGGAACAACAGACGTGACCTGGGGCGTCTGGAGTATCATTCAATCGGTCGTGAATCATACAGGGAAAAGTGATAACCAGAACTTCTGGGCATATTTTCCTATCAATCCCACCAGCATTTTTGGGAGTGGCGGCGTCGGAATGCCTCAAGGTCAAAGCAGAGCATGGAAAGGTGAAGTAGCACCCGGCATCTACGGCGTTCAGTTCTATCCGGACAACAACAAGATCTTTGCTGATCCTGACAAAGGTTGGATTGCGTACACAAGTCTTTCTGACACTGTCGTGTTTGCAAGGACATTCCCAATTTATGATTCGCTTCAATACCCTGATGGTGGTGCGAGAGTTTCGGTGTATGTAAGTTCTCCAAGCTCAAGCAGCGCGCCTGCATATATGGAAGTGGAAGTGAAAGGTCCGCTGGTGAGCCTCGCTGCCGGCGGTGGAGAATACACCTTCACGGAAAATTGGTGGGCTGCTAAGGTTCGCGCGCCTGTTCTCGATGTGGATTCCGCGGGCGCTGTCGGTGAACGTATGTCATACGGCGCAACGACTCATGTGATATCCGCCGCCTACGGCGTATTTTATAATGGTACAGCCAAATTGTCATTTGTCGACAGGCAGGGAAATATTATAGCCGAAGGACAGGAACATCCGGTCTCTCCGCTTAATGAATTTCGACTCGGGGAAACAGTCGCTATACCCGATAGCGCAAGTGCGGTGGAAGTCTTGATTCGCGACGGCAGCGGAACATTGATGGGCATATTGGAGAAGGAGGATATTTCTCAACTTCTATCAGTAGTGAATCCAAAGACGCAGGCCGGCGCTTCGAATTATCGTCTCGCTCGAAATTATCCCAACCCGTTCAATGGAGGCACGGTGGTTACATTCTTCTGCCCGGTGGTCACGCGTGGCTCGCTCAAGATTTACGATATACTGGGAAGAGAAGTGGCGCAGCTCGCATCAGGAAGATTTGAAGCGGGTGAGCATCGTTACAACTGGAATCCTGAGAATCTTGCCAGCGGTGTTTACATAGCAACCTTTGAAGCTAACGGCCTTCGGCTGACTCAAAAAATGTTATACCTCCGGTGA
- a CDS encoding LacI family DNA-binding transcriptional regulator has translation MLKRITIDDVAKRAGVSKGTVSAVINAKNSVRPGTRDHILEVMKELNFRPRGVARNLKNGTQDKSIAIIIKDLNYPFYTSIATGVKDYASTKGYSVIVTSSDDNHENEKKLSHLFSTKDIKGTIIAPVVEGTAEIEHLFKLKMINYPFVLLEEVKGIQANVVAIDNLRAIKKAVKYLIESGHKKIVHFAGPHQSSHTQERIEGFRDAFSESTSVFNRDMIVPIGSHYDEVFPKTVEYFKKKTKDQYPTAIVCFNDHQALAVMMALKQLNISVPGDISIVGNDDIYYAKIYPVPLTTIRAPQHEIGRRAAEILIRNIESPKLLPVEKVVFETEFVIRESTRVLND, from the coding sequence TTGCTGAAAAGAATAACGATAGACGATGTTGCGAAGAGAGCAGGGGTCTCGAAAGGAACAGTCTCCGCCGTCATCAATGCGAAAAACTCTGTGAGACCCGGAACGAGGGACCACATACTCGAAGTAATGAAAGAACTGAACTTCCGGCCAAGGGGAGTCGCAAGAAATCTGAAGAACGGAACTCAGGACAAATCCATCGCGATAATCATAAAAGACTTAAACTATCCTTTTTATACTTCCATAGCAACCGGCGTGAAGGACTACGCAAGTACCAAGGGATACTCCGTGATCGTGACAAGCTCGGATGATAATCATGAGAACGAGAAGAAGCTGTCCCATCTTTTCTCGACGAAGGACATCAAAGGGACTATAATAGCTCCGGTTGTCGAGGGGACGGCGGAGATTGAACATCTCTTCAAATTGAAAATGATAAATTATCCGTTCGTTCTGCTGGAAGAAGTCAAAGGGATTCAGGCAAATGTCGTGGCGATTGACAACTTGAGGGCCATCAAGAAAGCTGTGAAGTATCTGATAGAAAGCGGCCATAAAAAAATCGTGCACTTTGCCGGCCCCCATCAGTCGTCTCACACACAGGAGCGCATTGAAGGATTCCGCGACGCTTTCAGCGAGAGTACCTCGGTGTTCAACAGGGATATGATCGTACCCATCGGTTCTCATTACGATGAAGTGTTCCCGAAGACGGTAGAATATTTTAAGAAGAAAACGAAAGACCAATATCCTACGGCGATTGTCTGCTTTAACGACCATCAGGCGCTCGCCGTCATGATGGCGCTGAAACAGTTGAATATCTCGGTGCCGGGCGATATATCGATCGTCGGTAACGACGATATCTACTATGCGAAAATCTATCCGGTACCATTGACGACGATAAGGGCGCCTCAACATGAGATAGGACGAAGGGCAGCCGAAATACTTATTCGAAATATCGAATCTCCGAAATTGCTCCCTGTCGAAAAAGTTGTCTTCGAGACGGAATTTGTCATCAGAGAATCAACGAGGGTATTGAACGACTGA
- a CDS encoding DUF5597 domain-containing protein, whose translation MPHLARHGTATQLIVDGKPFLMLAGELGNSSASSLDYMEPNWIKLKKMHLNTVLVPVYWELIEPTEGSFDFTLVDGAVYAARENNLRIVFLWFGTWKNSMSCYAPYWIKSGENRFPRARTKDRKVEEILTPFSDENMNTDARAFAALMKHICAMDTKKHTVIMVQVENEIGMIPDARDYCDLANGAFSKGVPSELMTYLLKDRDSSSLELRKLWQDAGFKTSGTWEEVFGSSLQTDELFMAWYFAKYTNYVAEAGKKEYPLPMYVNAALIRPGYKPGQYPSAGPLPHLFDIWKLAAPEIDFLSPDIYFKNFAEWTEKYARPDNPMFIPEAANFQSIANAYYAFAQENAMGYSPFSIESLDPDNSQVTKGYDVLRQLEPLILENQGTDKIASVLIDSVNQKAQVKIGDYLINVRHEYSWPYAVRSGVDTPRVGGMIIMLSPDEFLIAGSGIVVTFQSATDDSTAGIAGMEEGKFVDGKWIAGRRMNGDQDNQGRQMHLPGGTFGIQKVKLYKYK comes from the coding sequence TTGCCTCATCTGGCGAGGCATGGTACAGCGACTCAACTTATTGTTGACGGCAAGCCTTTCCTTATGCTCGCAGGTGAGTTGGGAAATTCCAGTGCGTCGAGTTTGGATTACATGGAGCCGAATTGGATTAAACTGAAAAAGATGCACCTGAACACCGTGCTTGTTCCTGTCTACTGGGAGCTCATAGAGCCGACTGAAGGGTCATTCGATTTCACTCTCGTTGATGGCGCCGTCTATGCTGCGAGAGAAAACAATCTGAGGATCGTCTTCTTGTGGTTTGGAACATGGAAGAATAGCATGTCGTGCTACGCGCCGTACTGGATCAAATCTGGCGAAAATAGATTTCCCCGGGCTCGAACTAAAGACCGGAAAGTGGAAGAAATACTTACCCCGTTCAGCGACGAGAACATGAATACTGACGCGCGCGCGTTTGCGGCGCTGATGAAACACATCTGCGCTATGGACACGAAGAAGCACACTGTCATCATGGTACAAGTCGAGAATGAAATTGGAATGATTCCAGACGCACGTGATTATTGTGATTTGGCAAATGGGGCATTCTCAAAGGGAGTGCCGTCAGAATTGATGACGTACCTCTTGAAGGACAGGGACTCATCGAGCCTGGAGCTTCGTAAGCTGTGGCAGGATGCTGGTTTCAAAACTTCCGGTACCTGGGAGGAAGTGTTCGGGAGTAGCTTGCAGACGGATGAACTGTTTATGGCCTGGTACTTTGCGAAGTACACGAACTATGTTGCCGAAGCGGGAAAAAAGGAATATCCACTTCCCATGTACGTGAACGCAGCGTTGATCCGGCCCGGCTACAAACCGGGCCAGTATCCGAGTGCCGGTCCATTACCACACCTTTTCGATATTTGGAAACTCGCTGCGCCAGAAATAGATTTCCTGTCGCCGGATATTTATTTCAAGAATTTTGCGGAATGGACCGAGAAGTATGCCCGGCCGGACAATCCGATGTTCATACCGGAGGCGGCCAACTTTCAAAGTATCGCGAATGCCTATTACGCCTTTGCCCAGGAGAATGCGATGGGGTACAGCCCATTCTCGATTGAATCGCTTGATCCCGATAACAGCCAGGTTACAAAGGGGTATGACGTTCTTCGCCAACTGGAACCTTTGATTCTTGAGAATCAGGGAACGGACAAGATTGCCAGCGTGCTGATCGACAGTGTGAACCAGAAAGCACAAGTTAAAATTGGAGATTATTTGATTAACGTCAGGCATGAGTATAGCTGGCCTTATGCCGTCCGCTCAGGTGTCGACACTCCGAGGGTCGGCGGAATGATTATCATGCTTTCGCCTGATGAGTTCCTGATCGCAGGGAGCGGTATCGTAGTGACATTTCAGTCCGCTACAGATGACAGCACCGCCGGAATTGCAGGTATGGAAGAAGGTAAGTTTGTCGATGGGAAATGGATTGCCGGCAGAAGAATGAACGGCGATCAGGACAACCAGGGGCGGCAGATGCACCTGCCGGGCGGAACTTTCGGCATTCAGAAAGTAAAACTTTATAAGTATAAATAA
- a CDS encoding class I SAM-dependent methyltransferase: MFHDISDAMLKRMNYLEEIDRKDRHDGTPKNQRLRQIPPETGRFISLMAANCPTGEFIEIGTSAGYSTMWLSLAAKERNTKIKTFEILPEKARLARETIKTAGIENYVELIEGDFLNEEKKIDDIAFCFLDAEKEIYERCFDLVLPKLIKNGFIVADNAISHYEMIRPMIDKAEKDPGLDCLLVPIGKGEFVCRKK, translated from the coding sequence ATGTTCCATGATATTTCCGACGCGATGTTAAAACGGATGAACTATTTGGAGGAGATTGACAGGAAAGACAGACATGATGGTACGCCCAAAAATCAAAGGCTGCGTCAAATCCCTCCTGAAACCGGCAGATTCATATCATTGATGGCGGCTAATTGTCCGACGGGCGAGTTCATAGAGATAGGCACGAGCGCCGGTTACTCGACAATGTGGCTGTCGCTAGCTGCAAAAGAAAGAAACACGAAAATAAAAACTTTCGAGATATTACCTGAGAAGGCGAGACTGGCAAGGGAAACTATTAAAACGGCAGGCATAGAAAACTATGTGGAATTAATCGAGGGGGACTTTTTGAACGAAGAGAAAAAAATTGACGACATCGCATTCTGTTTTTTGGATGCGGAGAAAGAGATCTATGAAAGATGCTTTGATCTTGTGTTACCGAAGTTGATTAAGAACGGTTTTATAGTGGCGGACAACGCGATCAGTCATTATGAAATGATTAGACCGATGATAGATAAGGCGGAAAAGGATCCGGGGCTCGACTGTTTACTGGTTCCCATAGGAAAAGGAGAATTCGTGTGCAGAAAAAAATGA
- the purU gene encoding formyltetrahydrofolate deformylase: MVENKSTAILLLSCKDRTGLISRISHFVFERGGNILDLDEHVDVDDKQFFIRIAWDMKNFTVPESEVADAFTPLAKEFGATYKINFTGKNLRVAVFVSKLEHCLQEILWRQRLGEFNIEIPLIVSNHEDLRHLAEQYSIPFFVFPVTKENKPEQERKELALLEEQRINTIVLARYMQVLSPQIVCKFQNEIINIHHSFLPAFAGSDPYRQAYERGVKIIGATSHYVTEELDEGPIIEQDIIRISHKDTVSDLVRKGRDLERLILARAMYFHAQHRILVHGKRTIVFE; the protein is encoded by the coding sequence GTGGTTGAGAATAAATCGACGGCAATCTTATTACTCTCGTGCAAAGATCGGACGGGATTGATCTCCAGGATTTCTCACTTCGTGTTCGAACGCGGTGGAAATATTCTCGACCTGGATGAGCATGTAGACGTAGATGACAAACAGTTCTTTATCAGGATAGCATGGGATATGAAAAATTTTACAGTCCCGGAGTCCGAAGTGGCGGATGCGTTTACGCCTCTGGCGAAAGAATTCGGCGCGACATATAAGATCAATTTCACCGGCAAGAATCTGAGAGTAGCGGTCTTCGTATCGAAGCTTGAACATTGCCTTCAGGAGATTTTATGGCGCCAGAGGCTCGGTGAGTTTAATATTGAAATCCCGCTGATCGTATCGAATCATGAAGATCTTCGGCACCTCGCCGAGCAGTACAGCATCCCGTTTTTCGTTTTTCCCGTGACAAAAGAAAATAAACCTGAGCAGGAAAGGAAAGAATTGGCATTGCTGGAGGAACAGCGGATCAATACAATTGTGCTGGCGCGCTACATGCAGGTTTTGTCTCCGCAGATTGTCTGCAAATTTCAGAATGAGATCATCAACATTCATCATTCATTCCTTCCTGCGTTTGCAGGGAGCGATCCATACAGGCAGGCCTATGAGCGGGGCGTAAAAATAATCGGCGCGACGAGCCACTATGTTACTGAAGAACTCGACGAGGGCCCGATCATCGAGCAGGACATCATCCGGATATCTCATAAAGACACAGTGAGCGATCTCGTGCGCAAAGGAAGAGATCTCGAGCGCCTGATACTCGCTCGCGCTATGTATTTCCACGCCCAGCACCGCATACTGGTTCATGGCAAACGAACTATTGTCTTCGAATAA